DNA sequence from the Phoenix dactylifera cultivar Barhee BC4 chromosome 13, palm_55x_up_171113_PBpolish2nd_filt_p, whole genome shotgun sequence genome:
TTCTAAGTATTTAATTGCCTTGATTGCCTTCTTGGTttctactttttattttttaatttctagAAGTGGGTGCCATGGTTTTACTCGTTGGGTGGGCAAGAGGAGATGGTATTGCTCTTTTTAATTTTGGAAAGTAGGGGTAGAAGGCAGCATAAACAGTTGAGTATGGTATCAATTGCAAGCATGTTCCTTTATAGctgtctttattttttttaacaaaagggCTATAGCAATAAAATTTTGTCACATGAATAAAAACAAAttgataaaaattaaaaaccaTCCATGACCTTTCTGCTAGCTTTTCGAGTcatagaaatttcattaaacataAATTTATCCTTAAATCAGCCAGGAAAAGttcaagtttcatcatagtcacaCATCCGCCGCGTAATAATGACAGCCTTTTAAcctttattttgttttcttaGATGGCCAATAAAGCAAGTTAAAGGAGAGATTAGAGAACAATTAGAAGCACTTAGCTTTTTGCCTCGAAGTTATATTGTTTTATAATGTTTCCCACGTGAACCAAAGGTGACATATTAACTAGTTGTTaacttttttttgctttttatttttatgaagaaaaaaaaacaacttgaGTCCACTACGGCATGCAAATTGGATGGTGGCAGTACCATCATAtatccccttttttttaataaataaagaCAGCACCTAGGCCCCTGCTGTAAGGATAATTCGATTTTGGTGCACCAAAAGAGGTTAAGGAAAATTCTAGAAACATCTGGAACCCCTATTTGCTATTCACAATGCCCAGATTTGTTCTTATTTTTTGAGAGCCCCCACCCTCTGGTCATTTTAAAACGAATTATGATGGGAGTTTGCTCGCTGGTGGTGATAGTGTTGGAGTGGCATTTGTGATCAAGGACCACGACTCTAGGTTGATTGCTATAGAAGGACGTTGTTTTTTTGGAGGTTTCAGCGTTTGGGGCGGAGCTCATGGCAGTATAGAAGGGACTCTCTTATACGAGACATGTGTTAGAAGTTGGGTGTATTATCCTGGAGGAAGACTCAGCCTCATTGATTGAGCACTTACTGGAAGAGAGGCGGGGGGAGGCAAAACACCTGCTCTTAGGCGACACACGACGAATGTTGCAGAGTGCTCTGCATTATAGGTCATGTATGTATTTCGAGAGACAAACAAAATTGCTCATTGGGTCACCTCATTTACTACCCATTATTCTAGAGAATTTTTTTAGACCCAGCAAgcttctgtttcttcttctttgtatAGCCTTCTTGCTAGCGACATAGCTGGCTATGCTCATGCAAAATCAGTGTAAGCGATCgatgtataaaaaaaattaaattagaaaGTATTATTTGTTTTAGAGTAGTAATGGACAATGGAATTGAATTacggttttgttttgttttgtttttttttgttgttgttgtagtTTGTTCTTTTCAGAGCGAGAATGGGGGGCAATCTTTTTCTGTAGACTGGCGTTCCAAATTCAGTGGGAAGGGCGAAATAATTGAGGGCACGGGATCTGAAGTCGGCACTGCTAAAAAGGCCTCTTTTTAGTAAACGATTCATGCAAAAGGTCTGCAGAAAACGATTGGGACCGCGTGGAAACTCGGGATTAAGACTTTGGACTTTCAAGGTTGGAAGCTTTTcaaatgctcttcttcttcctctcgtcgCAGAGGAGATGTCTCCCTTAAAATATCTGACGGCTCGCCCTCACAAGCCCGATTTGCCACCTGGAGCACCAGCTCAAGTGCTTCTGGTCACCTCAGGTCacaataacttaaaatttagaGATCACCTCTCAAGCGGTCATAGCTGAAAAATATActcataatatatattttattgctAAATGTTGCGGATTTGGAAGCAGAGACGGCCCGATtactaattttttaaaattaatattggaAAGAGAACACTCTGATAAGCACtttatttacttttttatttataatatcttACATATAATGACATcaattaatataaaatattgtttTTTATTTGAAACTAAAACGAATAGGTCATAATTTATTAGTAAgtgaaataaatttttaaagtcATAAACCCTTATACAAAAGTCGTCTAAatcaaataatattattttataaataaaaagcaAGTGGATgagcttttttaatttttagttatCTTTTTTACTTTAATTTTATCATTGCTTTCTCTTTTATATGCAGAAGATTGTACATGTCTTTATAGATTATTTTGATATAGTATATAGCATTTTTCAGTTGAAACCTAGTTTTATTCTGTATCTAAATAGATTTGTTATAATGGTCTATCTAAATTTCTGCGATAAATGAGCCAGAATTAATCATCCAATAAACTttaatttacttatttattttctaaatCTGATTTTTGACGGAGAAAGAGATAGAGGTAACCACACCGGAGAAGGTGAGCAGATCTTCATTTCCAAGAGGTAACCGCTTAAATTCTTATTTCCGCTGAATCCTAGAAAACCCCCACTACTTCCCTTCCGGTTAAACTCGCTCGCCCTCCTCCCCGCCCCCTttcccacctcctcctcctcctacctCCGCGAGCGGCGCACGCTAGGACTGGAGCGCGCCGTTCGGGAGCTTGGGTCGCCGGAGCCGGAGAGGTGGGGAGAGGGATGGGTCAGGAGCTCAGCTGCGCCAGATCGAGCCAGGAGCACGAGTTCTTCAGCGCCGTCCAAGCCGGCGACTTGGAGGTGGTGGAGTCCGCCCTCCACCTGGATCCCGCCCTCATCCACCAGTCTACCATCTACGACCGCCTCTCCGCCCTCCACATCGCCGCCGCCAATGGTCGCGTCGAGGTTGGTTTCTTGCGCGCGCTCTCCCTTTCTTCATCTCGGGCCCTTTTTGGTGGAATTTTGGTGATTCTCCGGTTTTGATCTCTGGATTTTGGATGCTTTCAGGTTCTTTCTATGTTGCTGGGTCGATCTGTTAGACCTGATGTCCTAAATCGGAACAAACAGGTGAGGAGATCGTTTCATGGTTTTCTTTGTTTCTGCTGGGGATCTTTATGCATAAAGGTGTGACCTTTGCGTGTCCTTTGTATGATTTTGTGGTAAAAGACTCCCCTGATGCTGGCTGCGATGCACGGGAAGATTGCCTGTGTGCAAAAGCTTCTCCAAGCCGGGGCAAATGTATGCCAAACTTCTCCCTAATTCCGTATCTTTCTCACGTTCTCTGTGCCCCTGAAGTCTTGAGCTTCGCTGGCAATATTCATCTAGATTTACTTTTATTGGTGTTAGATTTTGATGTTTGATTCGTTGCATGGAAGAACATGCTTGCATTATTCTGCTTATTACGGCCATTTGGATTGCTTGCAAGCGATTCTGTCGGCAGCTCAATCCACTTCTGTAGCTGATTCCTGGTGGGTTTTTCTTTACAAGTCTTCCATTCACAGTTGGTTGGTGGCTATGATAGATCTGGATCTTAAGCTTTTCGGATTCTTCTAATCATTCTCTCTTTATGTGTTTATGTTTTCAGGGGATTTGCTCGATTTGTAAATATTAGAGACGGCCATGGAGCGACTCCTTTGCACCTGGCTGCGAGGCAGAGGCGGCCTAATTGCGTCCATATTCTTTTAGACAATGGTGCTCTTGTTTGTGCTTCCACCGGTGGATATTGGTAAGTTCACAGCTTCACCCTTCCCCCTTTTTTCATGTGCCTGTTTCCATTGTTGGGGTTTCGTGGTAGAGGGGTTGTGAGAGTAGCTACCAACTCAGTAGGTCTTGAACTGCAGTTGCCCAGGAAGCACTCCTCTACACTTGGCGGCCCGCGGGGGATGCTTGGATTGTGTCCGGGAATTGCTTGCATGGGGAGCTGATCGGCTACAAAGGGATGCATCCGGGTAAAGATTCTTTCAACACCATTCGTGCCACTCAAGTTGGAAAGTCTTACAGTTTGATTTCTTATTGTGCTAGCCTGGTGTTTCGATAAAAGTTACGAACAAGTtatcataaaattattttcaagCTGTCGAGTAGACTGTCTCTCCATTTCAAGATTTTGTGTATGAGGAGCTCTAATTAGAGTGCCCTTCTTGGATCTACTCTGCAGATCTGGATCTCTTTAGGATCTCGACGCTGGCAATGTTCCCAAACTCTATATTGACATCTGTCTGTTGTTTTAGAACCGCCGAACCGTGAAATTTACTGAATTGGTTCCTATTATGTCATCTTAGAAGCTATAGATTATTGTCACAAATGTTCCTTTATCCTTTTCTTGTCCTACTCAATTATGAGTCTTGACAAACCTTTTTCTTAAGAGTAATTCTCCATCAATTTTACTCATCCCGATCTTATATCTTGCTTGAATCACGAAGTCGTTCGCTTGAAATGATCATTCTAACCATGGGGTTTTGAATCTGGCGAGCTCTTTTGTTAGCTGATATCATATAATTGCTGATATCTTGAGGGGgaattcttttttgttttcctttttttaataaatttacgCTGGTTGGCATCTGCAGGAGAATACCATATGCTGTTGCTGTGAAGCGAAACCATGGAGCATGTGCGGCCCTCCTAGATCCAACATCGGCAGAGCCTCTGGTTTGGCCTTCGCCATTAAAGTTCATCAGCGAGCTGGATCGAGATGCAAAGGCTCTGTTAGAGGCAGCTTTGATGGAAGCTAACagggaaagggagaagaagatcTTGAAGGGGACGGCGTATTCCTCGCCATCCCCTGCACATTCAGAAGATGGAATTGATGATGATATCTCCGAGGTAGCCTATGATCCTTGCTTTTAGTTTCATTCTGAATCGAATGACGACCACCCTATTCCCTTCTCAATAGATCAGTAATTACCATACTTTTACTATAATGCAACTAGGATGCATGCTGGTTTAGTGGTAGGCGTGTTGTGTTTGAGGCGATGATAAGATGAACCGAACTCTGTTAGTATTTGATTCATCTGGTGAAAATTTCCTGCAGACGAGCGACGCGGAGGTCTGCTGCATCTGCTTCAGCCAAGTCTGCACCATTGAGGTCCAAGACTGTGGGCACCAGATGTGCGCACACTGCACATTGGCTCTATGCTGCCACAACAAGCCGCATCCGGCGACCTTGTGCCGACCAACTCCGGCTTGCCCCTTCTGCCGCGGCAGCATAGCCCGGCTGGTCGTGGCCAAGGCCAGGGATGATGGAGACAAGGGCAGCTCAAAGCTGAGGCGGTCGAGGAGTTCTTGGAATTTCAGCGAGGGAAGCAGCAGCTTCAAAGGCCTATCATCTTCTGCCATGGGATCATTCAGAAGGATGGGTCGTGGTTCAGGACGGATAGACGATAGCAACGATATGTTGGGCAAGCCTTAGCACACCCCAATACACGAAAGCTTGAACAGTCAGTCCATGGCTTTTCTGCTGTAGATTCTCTCATTCTGAAGCCAAAAGCAGATGTCAAATAAGCACCCCAATACCATCGTGCTTTTGCCAAATCCCCGGGAGTTCATGTCTACTTTCGTAGCATTGTTAACCTCCAGATCCACCGCGATTAGGGTGGTCTTCTTTCTTTGGAGGGTGGAGAAGATGGGCTGCACTTCTGCCTCTCTCTACTTTCATAGCTTCAGAGATGTATGATGGAactattcaaatctaaaagaCTGTTTGGCCGTCGGCTATCATGTGGCTGCTAT
Encoded proteins:
- the LOC103721978 gene encoding E3 ubiquitin-protein ligase XB3-like — translated: MGQELSCARSSQEHEFFSAVQAGDLEVVESALHLDPALIHQSTIYDRLSALHIAAANGRVEVLSMLLGRSVRPDVLNRNKQTPLMLAAMHGKIACVQKLLQAGANILMFDSLHGRTCLHYSAYYGHLDCLQAILSAAQSTSVADSWGFARFVNIRDGHGATPLHLAARQRRPNCVHILLDNGALVCASTGGYCCPGSTPLHLAARGGCLDCVRELLAWGADRLQRDASGRIPYAVAVKRNHGACAALLDPTSAEPLVWPSPLKFISELDRDAKALLEAALMEANREREKKILKGTAYSSPSPAHSEDGIDDDISETSDAEVCCICFSQVCTIEVQDCGHQMCAHCTLALCCHNKPHPATLCRPTPACPFCRGSIARLVVAKARDDGDKGSSKLRRSRSSWNFSEGSSSFKGLSSSAMGSFRRMGRGSGRIDDSNDMLGKP